The Natrinema salaciae genome includes a window with the following:
- a CDS encoding helix-turn-helix domain-containing protein: MKYLDVTIEMPTWARHPMQEFCRQSDAMGQVELITWNVTGEGEEYAFFRIAGDIDAYRDRIEAVESVLEYNLTPIDDDSFYSYVVQRPREAERLWRQAFTSRNLVVVPPIRYDEDVRMTLTVVGDKDDLRALLEEFPAEFELTVEEVGDYDRRHATIAAGLTERQLEAIEAAVELGYYAVPREASLEAVAEALGCAESTASNHLREAESRVMERLVRRTAPAVGRLTD; encoded by the coding sequence ATGAAATATCTCGACGTGACGATCGAGATGCCGACGTGGGCGCGCCACCCGATGCAGGAATTCTGTCGACAGTCGGACGCGATGGGGCAGGTCGAACTCATCACGTGGAACGTCACGGGCGAGGGAGAGGAGTACGCGTTCTTCCGCATCGCGGGGGACATCGACGCCTATCGAGATCGAATCGAGGCGGTCGAATCGGTCCTCGAGTACAACCTGACGCCCATCGACGACGACTCGTTCTACAGCTACGTCGTCCAGCGACCCCGCGAGGCGGAGCGGCTGTGGCGGCAGGCGTTCACGAGCCGCAACCTCGTAGTCGTTCCGCCGATCCGCTACGATGAGGACGTCCGTATGACTCTCACCGTCGTCGGAGACAAAGACGACCTCCGGGCGCTTCTCGAGGAGTTCCCGGCCGAATTCGAACTGACGGTCGAGGAGGTCGGCGACTACGACCGCCGACACGCGACGATCGCCGCCGGCCTGACGGAGAGACAGTTGGAGGCGATCGAGGCCGCGGTCGAGCTCGGCTACTACGCGGTTCCGCGGGAGGCGAGCCTCGAAGCGGTCGCGGAGGCGCTTGGCTGCGCCGAGAGCACCGCGTCGAACCACCTTCGAGAGGCGGAGTCTCGGGTGATGGAGCGACTGGTTCGTCGAACCGCACCGGCGGTCGGCCGGCTAACGGACTGA
- a CDS encoding SDR family oxidoreductase: MATAEDVDRTADDGPDGTVGEDERERGATDSDRYTRKKSVLITGCSSGIGRATARAFLGEDWQVFATARNADDVAELADAGCETLELDVTDPEAVASAVEETVDIAGSIDCVVNNAGYAQMGPLEDVATVDLHRQFDVNVYGPHRLTRAALPHMRAQGEGRIINVSSVAGRISFPGSGAYSGSKYALEAMSDSLRAEVDEFDIDVVLIEPGPVESAFTERVDEELPEDERTPAYESLYELYDEAQLIGGGSGGPFASEPADVADAILESATSTNPPARYPVGPLAQYGLYARYLPDRLRDAVYGLLRKLV, from the coding sequence ATGGCCACCGCTGAGGACGTCGACAGGACAGCCGATGACGGGCCGGATGGGACCGTCGGAGAGGACGAACGCGAGCGCGGGGCGACCGATAGCGACCGGTACACCCGCAAGAAATCGGTGCTGATCACGGGCTGCTCGTCGGGAATCGGCCGCGCGACCGCCCGGGCCTTCCTCGGGGAGGACTGGCAGGTGTTCGCGACGGCCCGGAACGCCGACGACGTCGCCGAGCTGGCGGACGCGGGCTGCGAGACGCTCGAGTTAGACGTGACCGACCCCGAAGCGGTCGCGTCGGCCGTCGAGGAGACCGTCGATATCGCCGGCTCGATCGACTGCGTCGTCAACAACGCCGGCTACGCCCAGATGGGGCCGCTCGAGGACGTCGCGACGGTCGATCTGCACCGCCAGTTCGACGTCAACGTCTACGGCCCCCATCGACTGACCCGCGCTGCACTGCCGCACATGCGCGCGCAGGGCGAGGGCCGAATTATCAACGTCTCGAGCGTCGCCGGACGGATCTCGTTTCCCGGCTCGGGCGCGTACTCTGGCTCGAAATACGCGCTCGAGGCGATGAGCGACTCGTTGCGCGCCGAAGTCGACGAGTTCGACATCGACGTGGTGCTGATCGAACCCGGGCCGGTCGAGTCGGCGTTCACCGAGCGCGTCGACGAGGAACTCCCGGAGGACGAGCGAACGCCGGCGTACGAGTCGCTGTACGAACTCTACGACGAGGCTCAGTTGATCGGCGGCGGCAGCGGCGGTCCCTTCGCCTCCGAGCCCGCGGACGTCGCCGACGCGATCCTCGAGTCCGCGACCAGCACCAATCCGCCGGCGCGGTACCCGGTCGGCCCGCTCGCCCAGTACGGACTGTACGCCCGGTACCTCCCGGATCGGCTCCGCGATGCGGTCTACGGGCTGTTGCGAAAACTGGTGTGA
- a CDS encoding inositol monophosphatase family protein: MSDVEPDSSRAAVAVRAADRGGAVAADSFRTELAVERKDGKTDFVTQADRDAQETVIETIREAFPTEPIVGEEADALKAVPETGPAWIVDPIDGTNNYVDGSRAFGTAVAAVVDGEPVAAAFDCPALSDVYRVGPDGAYRNDEPLSVSNCTDPETATVCPTLWWDRDQRDQYAAATRAVVQRFDDMRRYGCAQLELAMVASGALEGTMTNLRANPWDTVAGVRLIREAGGVVTDLEGERWRHDSTGLVASNGGIHDELLAAAREIEDRN; the protein is encoded by the coding sequence ATGAGTGACGTCGAACCGGATTCCAGTCGCGCGGCCGTCGCGGTTCGCGCGGCGGACCGCGGTGGTGCAGTCGCGGCCGACTCCTTTCGGACCGAACTGGCGGTCGAACGGAAGGACGGAAAGACCGATTTCGTGACCCAGGCCGATCGCGACGCGCAGGAGACAGTCATCGAGACGATCCGCGAGGCGTTCCCGACGGAGCCGATCGTCGGCGAGGAGGCGGACGCGCTGAAAGCGGTCCCCGAAACGGGCCCGGCCTGGATCGTCGACCCGATCGACGGAACCAACAACTACGTCGACGGGAGCCGCGCGTTCGGCACCGCCGTCGCGGCCGTCGTCGACGGCGAACCGGTCGCCGCCGCGTTCGACTGTCCCGCGCTCTCGGACGTCTACCGCGTCGGTCCCGACGGGGCGTATCGCAACGACGAGCCGCTGTCGGTCAGCAACTGTACCGATCCCGAAACCGCCACCGTCTGCCCGACCCTCTGGTGGGACCGCGACCAGCGCGACCAGTACGCCGCAGCCACCCGCGCGGTCGTCCAGCGGTTCGACGACATGCGCCGGTACGGCTGCGCCCAGCTCGAGCTCGCGATGGTCGCCTCGGGCGCGCTCGAGGGAACGATGACCAACCTGCGGGCCAATCCCTGGGACACCGTCGCCGGCGTCCGGCTGATCCGCGAGGCGGGCGGCGTCGTCACCGATCTCGAGGGGGAGCGCTGGCGACACGACAGTACGGGGCTCGTGGCGTCGAACGGCGGGATTCACGACGAACTGCTCGCGGCCGCCCGCGAGATCGAGGACCGAAACTGA
- a CDS encoding DUF63 family protein yields MDDFIDRYGAERVWAATVASLAAVIVLGAVLFPQRVYVDIIWQYFWGPVVADAHSWSCVAWAGGDQVPCGEAGTGAGPTAEPGYTFVSYAGYIPTLVLMLVGVIFLIRRLEIERYRAGFFALFPFMLFGGALRVVEDANAAAFEATGEMAIQLPWSGLIISPLIYFTVFFIALFAVVTAVWLDRNGYVSGYEYPLAGIGTAALTITIAYLAYVAATEPYSEFYPLVPLVILVGATLTTAITWVAIERYAPELNRGTRYMGVVVIWAHAVDGVANVIGLDWATSLGLPANLVPKHPINRAIANTTADVLPADIVAATGSAWPFLLVKIAAAIFVIWIFDETVFEDSPRYAILLMITVVAVGLGPGTRDMLRATFGV; encoded by the coding sequence ATGGACGACTTCATCGATCGGTACGGGGCCGAGCGCGTCTGGGCCGCGACCGTCGCGAGTCTCGCCGCCGTTATCGTACTCGGCGCGGTCCTGTTCCCCCAGCGGGTGTACGTCGACATCATCTGGCAGTACTTCTGGGGGCCGGTCGTCGCCGACGCGCACAGCTGGTCGTGCGTCGCCTGGGCCGGCGGCGATCAGGTGCCCTGCGGCGAGGCCGGTACCGGTGCCGGGCCGACAGCCGAACCCGGCTACACGTTCGTCTCCTACGCCGGCTACATCCCGACCCTGGTCCTGATGCTGGTCGGGGTCATCTTCCTCATCCGCCGCCTCGAGATCGAACGCTACCGCGCGGGCTTCTTCGCGCTGTTCCCGTTCATGCTCTTCGGCGGCGCGCTGCGGGTCGTCGAGGACGCGAACGCGGCGGCCTTCGAGGCGACCGGCGAGATGGCCATCCAGCTGCCGTGGTCCGGCCTCATCATCAGCCCGCTGATCTACTTCACCGTCTTCTTCATCGCCCTCTTCGCAGTGGTGACCGCCGTGTGGCTCGACCGCAACGGCTACGTCTCGGGCTACGAGTACCCGCTGGCTGGAATCGGAACGGCCGCGCTGACGATCACCATCGCCTACCTGGCTTACGTCGCGGCGACCGAGCCGTACTCGGAGTTCTACCCGCTCGTCCCGCTCGTGATCCTCGTCGGCGCGACGCTGACGACGGCGATCACCTGGGTCGCGATCGAACGCTACGCGCCCGAACTGAACCGCGGAACTCGATACATGGGCGTCGTCGTCATCTGGGCCCACGCGGTCGACGGGGTCGCCAACGTAATCGGCCTCGACTGGGCGACTTCGCTCGGACTGCCGGCGAACCTCGTCCCGAAACACCCGATCAACCGGGCGATCGCCAACACCACCGCCGACGTGCTTCCGGCGGATATCGTCGCCGCCACCGGTTCGGCCTGGCCGTTCCTGCTCGTGAAGATCGCCGCCGCCATCTTCGTCATCTGGATCTTCGACGAGACGGTCTTCGAGGACAGCCCGCGCTACGCAATTTTGCTCATGATCACCGTCGTCGCCGTCGGTCTCGGTCCCGGCACTCGAGACATGCTGCGGGCGACGTTCGGCGTCTGA
- a CDS encoding M14 family metallopeptidase encodes MKVAQLGSGTPEIAVVAGVHGDEPCGVRAVERLLDDRPTVKRPVKLIVANEEALERRVRFVDEDLNRAFPGDPDAKTHEGQLADELVSELAGCLTFSMHSTQSHAEPFAIVNGVSETAKALVPQLPVAAMVETSNFAEGRLFSAIDTIEVECGLQGSETAAENADRLTRAFLTAVDALPGDTIHSDLPVYRLTDVINKGQASTYEVFVDNFTQVEAGAPFAAADGDKQVADEPFYPVLMSSNGYRDVFGYAAEKLEVLETPPAAD; translated from the coding sequence ATGAAAGTCGCACAGCTCGGGTCGGGAACGCCGGAAATCGCAGTCGTCGCGGGCGTTCACGGGGACGAACCCTGTGGCGTCCGGGCCGTCGAGCGGTTGCTCGACGATCGCCCGACCGTCAAACGCCCCGTCAAGCTCATCGTCGCCAACGAGGAGGCGCTCGAGCGGCGGGTGCGGTTCGTCGACGAAGATCTCAACCGCGCGTTCCCCGGCGATCCGGACGCGAAGACGCACGAAGGACAGCTCGCAGACGAACTCGTCTCCGAACTGGCGGGCTGTCTGACCTTCTCGATGCACTCGACGCAGAGCCACGCCGAGCCGTTCGCCATCGTCAACGGCGTCAGCGAGACGGCGAAAGCGCTCGTCCCGCAGCTGCCGGTGGCGGCGATGGTCGAGACGAGCAACTTCGCGGAGGGGCGGCTCTTCTCCGCGATCGATACGATCGAGGTCGAGTGCGGACTGCAGGGCTCGGAGACTGCCGCCGAGAACGCCGATCGCCTGACGCGAGCATTCCTGACCGCGGTCGACGCGCTGCCGGGCGATACGATCCACAGCGACCTCCCGGTCTACCGGCTCACCGACGTCATCAACAAGGGACAGGCCAGCACGTACGAAGTCTTCGTCGACAACTTCACCCAGGTCGAAGCGGGCGCGCCCTTCGCCGCGGCCGACGGCGACAAGCAGGTCGCCGACGAGCCGTTCTATCCGGTCCTCATGTCCTCGAACGGCTACCGGGACGTCTTCGGCTACGCCGCCGAGAAACTCGAGGTCCTCGAGACGCCCCCCGCGGCGGACTGA
- a CDS encoding fibrillarin-like rRNA/tRNA 2'-O-methyltransferase, translated as MSEDLPAGVERREFDGTERLATRGEPVYGEPTDGEWRAWNPHRSKLGAMLELGMDTGLSGGETILYLGAASGTTVSHVADFAGPTYAIEFAARPARDLLSAAESRPRLFPLLKDARKPETYAHVVESDVDAIVQDVATRGQARVALENRRFLADDGRLLLAVKARSEDVTREPNAVFEDVREELAEGYEILAERRLESYHTDHLGIVARP; from the coding sequence ATGAGTGAAGACCTCCCGGCGGGCGTCGAGCGCCGCGAATTCGACGGGACCGAGCGGCTCGCGACGCGGGGCGAGCCGGTCTACGGCGAGCCCACCGACGGCGAGTGGCGCGCCTGGAACCCGCACCGCTCCAAACTCGGCGCGATGCTCGAGCTCGGCATGGACACCGGCCTCTCGGGGGGCGAGACCATCCTCTATCTGGGTGCCGCCAGCGGGACGACCGTGAGCCACGTCGCCGATTTCGCCGGGCCGACCTACGCGATCGAGTTCGCCGCGCGGCCGGCGCGGGACCTGCTCTCCGCGGCCGAGAGCCGCCCGCGGCTGTTCCCACTGCTGAAAGACGCCCGGAAGCCGGAGACCTACGCCCACGTCGTCGAGTCGGACGTCGACGCGATCGTCCAAGACGTGGCGACGCGCGGGCAAGCGCGGGTGGCGCTCGAGAACCGGCGGTTCCTGGCCGACGACGGGCGGCTCTTGCTGGCCGTGAAGGCTCGTAGTGAGGACGTGACGCGGGAGCCGAATGCCGTGTTCGAGGACGTTCGGGAGGAGTTAGCGGAGGGGTACGAGATTCTGGCGGAGCGGCGGCTCGAGAGTTATCACACGGATCATCTCGGAATCGTCGCGCGGCCGTGA
- a CDS encoding SDR family NAD(P)-dependent oxidoreductase — protein sequence MTDLDDETIIVTGASKGLGRSMALHLSERGAAVVLVARSEDELQTVADEAAGETLVAPADVRDSDAVDEVVQSTVDRFGGVDTLINNAGVPGRHFGDERGSLVNTDEDEWKRVMDVNVNGVYLFTKRVLEAMLEADQPSGNVLNVSSGLGRYAVPNAAPYITSKWGLEGFTRAIALEVEDDGINVNAIDPGGRVNTEIWAHLPDDEREEILQPDVMDDAAALLAAQGPDGVTGESMTTEEWEERLG from the coding sequence ATGACGGACCTAGACGACGAGACGATCATCGTGACCGGCGCGAGCAAGGGACTCGGACGTTCGATGGCGCTCCATCTCTCCGAGCGGGGGGCTGCCGTCGTCCTCGTCGCCCGAAGTGAAGACGAACTCCAGACCGTCGCCGACGAGGCTGCCGGCGAGACGCTGGTCGCGCCGGCCGACGTTCGCGACTCCGACGCTGTCGACGAGGTCGTCCAGTCGACCGTCGACCGGTTCGGCGGCGTCGACACGCTGATCAACAACGCTGGCGTCCCGGGACGACACTTCGGCGACGAACGCGGCTCGCTCGTCAACACGGACGAAGACGAGTGGAAGCGCGTCATGGACGTCAACGTCAACGGCGTCTATCTGTTCACCAAGCGGGTCCTCGAGGCGATGCTCGAGGCCGACCAGCCGTCCGGAAACGTCCTGAACGTCTCGTCGGGGCTCGGCAGATACGCGGTTCCCAACGCCGCGCCGTACATCACCTCGAAGTGGGGACTCGAGGGGTTCACTCGGGCGATCGCCCTCGAGGTGGAGGACGACGGCATCAACGTCAACGCGATCGATCCCGGCGGCCGGGTCAACACGGAGATCTGGGCGCATCTGCCGGACGACGAACGCGAGGAGATCCTGCAGCCGGACGTGATGGACGACGCCGCCGCGCTGCTCGCGGCGCAGGGGCCCGACGGCGTGACCGGCGAGTCGATGACCACCGAGGAGTGGGAAGAACGGCTCGGGTAA
- a CDS encoding DUF7577 domain-containing protein: MDDPGPYALLGRLAVAAFVMIAPTLCFLGLVRGLERLRDDDLITEWQRARGIEHDVTEYDDVLAVLASGAGVDADSSSMVQCSACGAVNRTGVTYCRDCQGRLRSS; the protein is encoded by the coding sequence ATGGACGATCCGGGACCGTACGCACTTCTCGGCCGCCTCGCCGTGGCGGCCTTCGTGATGATCGCGCCGACGCTTTGTTTTCTGGGGTTAGTCCGGGGGCTCGAGCGACTCCGCGACGACGATCTGATAACCGAGTGGCAGCGGGCTCGCGGGATCGAGCACGACGTCACGGAGTACGACGACGTGCTCGCGGTGCTGGCGAGCGGCGCCGGCGTCGACGCCGACAGTTCGTCGATGGTTCAGTGTTCGGCCTGCGGAGCGGTGAACCGGACCGGCGTGACGTACTGTCGCGACTGTCAGGGGCGGCTGCGCTCGTCCTGA
- a CDS encoding endonuclease V, whose translation MRHPRPDLAPDAGLSRAEMEALQREIADAAVFEDDFAFDPATLSNPLATTASAGDPPVVVGVDQSFLTNEDGDQDRALSAVVATRGGEVIERVHAVTPLEIPYVPGLLSFREGAPILAALDELSVEPDLLLFDGSGRIHFRQAGIATHMGVVRDVPSIGVAKSLLCGTPREDTDDLLEGTRVAIESNSRVDAPDGTLLGYAVQTRQYDSPNRYINPLYVSPGHRVGPETAADVVLALASSYKLPEPVRLADQYADEAKRNLTE comes from the coding sequence ATGAGACACCCCCGTCCCGACCTCGCACCCGACGCCGGCCTCTCGCGCGCGGAGATGGAGGCGCTGCAGCGCGAGATCGCCGATGCGGCCGTCTTCGAAGACGACTTCGCGTTCGATCCCGCAACGCTTTCGAACCCGCTCGCGACGACCGCGAGCGCGGGTGATCCGCCGGTCGTCGTCGGCGTCGACCAGTCGTTTCTCACGAACGAGGACGGGGACCAGGATCGCGCGCTGAGCGCCGTCGTCGCCACGCGCGGCGGCGAAGTGATCGAACGCGTCCACGCCGTGACGCCCCTCGAGATTCCCTACGTTCCCGGCCTCCTCTCCTTCCGCGAGGGAGCACCGATTCTGGCGGCGCTCGACGAACTCTCGGTCGAGCCCGACCTGCTCCTGTTCGACGGCAGCGGCCGCATCCACTTCCGGCAGGCCGGCATCGCGACGCACATGGGTGTCGTCCGGGACGTGCCGAGCATCGGCGTCGCGAAGAGCCTCCTCTGTGGGACGCCGCGGGAGGACACCGACGACCTCCTCGAGGGGACCAGGGTCGCCATCGAGTCGAACTCGCGGGTCGACGCGCCCGACGGCACTCTGCTGGGCTACGCCGTGCAGACGCGCCAGTACGACTCGCCGAACCGGTACATCAACCCGCTTTACGTCAGCCCCGGCCACCGCGTCGGTCCCGAGACGGCGGCCGACGTCGTACTCGCGCTCGCTTCGTCGTACAAGCTCCCCGAGCCGGTCCGGCTGGCGGATCAGTACGCCGACGAGGCGAAACGGAATCTCACCGAGTAG
- a CDS encoding cytochrome P450 — MANASTTPTRDPEALPLPPGPDELPVIGSTFDLMRRPIEFVDRVAEYGDVVTYRVAGQRFTAVLHPDRIERVLVSESDRFRRWAGEEWGDTFAGYGSEGLLLTEGEQWRRQRLLIQNAFTPARIESYTDAMVAETERTIEEWDDGETIELTDETSKLTLRILTRALFDLDLEERRTVVRRAADALNARANARSLSAFLPSWVPTPTNRRLHRAMDDLETLLEALIAERRADASDGDDLLSLLLAVETDDGSTLSEREVRDQLITFLFAGHETTALALTYALHALGHHTDTRRRLSEEIASVTGGDPPSVSDLGDLTHTERVVKETLRLYPPAYAIFRQATETTEIGGYRIPDGSKLTLPQIRVHRDRRFYPDPEAFRPERWTEAFEDSLPEYAYFPFGGGPRHCIGMRFAMIELELVLPTVLSAVTVDPVGGPDLAFETGITLQPADPMDAVVHER, encoded by the coding sequence ATGGCAAACGCGTCCACAACACCGACCCGAGATCCGGAAGCGCTGCCGCTTCCACCCGGCCCGGACGAACTCCCCGTTATCGGAAGCACGTTCGACCTGATGCGGCGACCGATCGAGTTCGTCGATCGCGTCGCCGAGTACGGCGACGTCGTGACCTATCGAGTTGCCGGGCAGCGGTTCACCGCCGTCCTTCATCCGGACCGTATCGAACGGGTTCTGGTGAGCGAGAGCGATCGATTCCGGCGATGGGCCGGCGAGGAGTGGGGAGACACGTTTGCCGGGTACGGGTCCGAGGGCCTCCTCCTCACGGAGGGCGAGCAGTGGCGTCGGCAGCGACTCCTCATCCAGAACGCGTTCACGCCCGCTCGGATCGAGTCCTACACGGACGCGATGGTCGCCGAGACGGAGCGAACGATCGAGGAGTGGGACGACGGGGAGACGATCGAACTCACGGACGAAACCTCGAAATTGACCCTTCGCATCCTCACGCGAGCGCTGTTCGATCTCGACCTCGAGGAGCGGAGAACGGTCGTCCGTCGGGCCGCCGACGCGCTCAACGCGCGGGCGAACGCTCGGAGTCTGTCGGCGTTCCTTCCCAGTTGGGTCCCGACGCCGACCAACCGCAGGCTTCACCGGGCGATGGACGACCTGGAAACCCTCCTCGAGGCGCTGATCGCGGAACGCCGCGCCGACGCGTCCGACGGCGACGACCTGCTCTCACTGCTGCTTGCCGTCGAAACCGACGACGGGTCTACTCTCTCCGAGCGCGAGGTCCGCGATCAGCTGATCACCTTCCTGTTCGCCGGCCACGAGACGACCGCCCTCGCGCTCACCTACGCGCTTCACGCGCTCGGCCATCACACTGACACGCGGCGGCGGCTCAGCGAGGAAATCGCGTCCGTCACGGGTGGCGATCCGCCGTCGGTGTCGGACCTGGGGGATCTGACCCACACCGAACGAGTTGTCAAAGAGACGCTCCGGCTGTATCCCCCGGCGTACGCCATCTTCCGACAGGCGACCGAGACGACCGAGATCGGTGGCTACCGAATACCCGACGGCTCCAAGCTCACCCTCCCGCAGATACGCGTCCATCGGGATCGTCGCTTCTACCCCGATCCCGAGGCGTTCCGACCGGAGCGCTGGACCGAGGCGTTCGAGGACTCCCTTCCGGAGTACGCCTACTTCCCCTTCGGCGGCGGGCCGCGCCACTGCATCGGCATGCGCTTCGCGATGATTGAACTCGAGCTCGTCTTACCCACGGTCCTCTCGGCCGTCACCGTCGATCCGGTCGGCGGTCCAGACCTCGCGTTCGAGACGGGGATCACGCTCCAGCCGGCCGATCCGATGGATGCCGTCGTCCACGAGCGGTAG
- a CDS encoding DUF309 domain-containing protein, with product MDDHTRDPSVAPPAGNPTGWEPSAGRWEHATLRRATVHGVRLFNDGAFHESHDCFEDEWYNYGNGSTESRFLHGMVQVAAGAYKRVDFENDSGMRSLFETALQYLRPVPDDYYGVDVPVVRTALTNALAEPDRIDGWRIPLDGECPVARAIDEEYAAALED from the coding sequence ATGGACGACCACACCCGCGACCCCTCCGTCGCACCGCCCGCCGGAAACCCGACGGGATGGGAGCCGTCCGCGGGTCGCTGGGAGCACGCGACGCTGCGTCGGGCGACCGTGCACGGCGTCCGGCTGTTCAACGACGGCGCGTTCCACGAGTCACACGATTGCTTCGAGGACGAGTGGTACAACTACGGGAACGGCTCCACCGAGAGCCGGTTCCTCCACGGAATGGTGCAGGTGGCCGCTGGAGCCTACAAACGCGTCGACTTCGAGAACGACTCCGGAATGCGGAGCCTCTTCGAAACGGCGCTCCAGTACCTCCGGCCCGTTCCGGACGACTACTACGGCGTCGACGTGCCCGTCGTTCGGACCGCGCTCACGAACGCCCTCGCGGAGCCGGACCGAATCGACGGCTGGCGGATTCCACTCGACGGCGAGTGCCCGGTCGCTCGAGCCATCGACGAGGAGTACGCCGCCGCCCTCGAGGACTGA
- a CDS encoding DUF7110 family protein gives MSTEESRHVYRLHSTLELPLEDLHDHIDEATFPAGVEDVEITRRNNTLILKAVAEDQSVSKYTPTAQLKASVTENRVYEEDPDERRQKSFSWDEEEEEEIESELVEFAAFKGDRETVLQNSLLQYQMFLVLCGIAEAAEKGTLTAISECDGDLEATRIVDGEPRPADIEVVEGPRDHGSGQGGVNWRDNKFITD, from the coding sequence ATGTCAACAGAGGAATCCAGACACGTTTATCGGCTGCACTCGACACTCGAACTGCCACTCGAAGATCTCCACGATCACATCGACGAGGCGACGTTTCCGGCGGGGGTCGAGGACGTCGAAATCACGAGACGGAACAACACGCTCATACTCAAGGCCGTCGCGGAGGACCAGTCCGTCAGTAAGTACACGCCGACGGCCCAGCTCAAGGCCAGCGTCACGGAGAACCGGGTCTACGAGGAGGACCCGGACGAACGCAGACAGAAATCCTTCAGCTGGGACGAGGAGGAAGAGGAGGAAATCGAGTCGGAACTCGTCGAGTTCGCCGCGTTCAAAGGCGACCGCGAGACCGTCCTGCAGAACTCGCTGCTCCAGTACCAGATGTTCCTCGTCCTCTGTGGAATCGCCGAAGCGGCCGAGAAAGGCACCCTGACGGCGATCTCGGAGTGCGATGGCGACCTCGAGGCGACCCGGATCGTCGACGGCGAGCCGCGGCCGGCCGATATCGAGGTCGTCGAGGGGCCACGCGATCACGGCTCCGGACAGGGCGGCGTCAACTGGCGGGACAACAAGTTCATCACGGACTGA
- a CDS encoding glutaredoxin family protein — MEFPPNQGLDQDEVDEQVADAIAENEVVLFMKGTELMPQCGYSRKALGLIDQHRDEYETVDVLESLDEFRAALNEESGWETIPQTFVDGEFVGGSDVLEELEERGELAETLDAA; from the coding sequence ATGGAATTCCCACCGAACCAGGGTCTCGATCAGGACGAAGTCGACGAGCAGGTCGCCGACGCCATCGCGGAAAACGAGGTCGTTCTCTTCATGAAGGGGACGGAGCTGATGCCACAGTGTGGCTACTCGCGTAAGGCGCTCGGCCTGATCGACCAGCACCGCGACGAGTACGAGACCGTCGACGTCCTCGAGTCGCTCGACGAGTTCCGCGCGGCGCTCAACGAGGAGAGCGGCTGGGAGACCATCCCGCAGACGTTCGTCGACGGCGAGTTCGTCGGCGGCTCCGACGTGCTCGAGGAACTCGAGGAACGCGGCGAACTCGCGGAGACGCTCGACGCAGCGTGA
- a CDS encoding NOP5/NOP56 family protein — translation MTDGPDVTEGWFTHGEPGDIDRAGAAINERTAGEPRDWPRRAVDAGYVDSEADYYDRLHEATIDATRREVRERERADDRQLVHAIRAMDDCNRTANELAERLAEWAGTVDPDAGTGVEYARELARGETDAGLEEPAVRSLAGRVADLADEADELREFVERQTPAVAPNLSALADPVLAARLMSLAGGLEELAKKPSGTVQVLGAEDALFAHLRGHAPSPKHGIIYTHDAVRGTHPENRGSAARAVAGKLAIAARVDHYSGELTPELEAELAERIETIQARTADEEAATDGGADDE, via the coding sequence ATGACTGACGGACCCGACGTGACCGAGGGGTGGTTTACGCACGGCGAGCCGGGCGACATCGACCGGGCCGGTGCGGCGATAAACGAACGCACGGCCGGAGAGCCGCGGGACTGGCCGCGCCGAGCGGTCGACGCCGGCTACGTCGATTCGGAGGCGGACTACTACGACCGGCTTCACGAGGCGACGATCGATGCGACGCGCCGGGAAGTACGGGAACGCGAACGGGCTGACGACCGCCAGCTCGTCCACGCGATCCGCGCGATGGACGACTGCAATCGGACGGCGAACGAGCTCGCCGAGCGACTGGCGGAGTGGGCCGGGACCGTCGACCCCGACGCCGGAACCGGCGTCGAGTACGCCCGCGAACTGGCCCGCGGCGAGACCGATGCCGGGCTCGAGGAACCCGCAGTCCGCTCGCTCGCAGGGCGAGTCGCCGACCTCGCGGACGAGGCCGACGAGCTCCGGGAATTCGTCGAGCGACAGACGCCCGCCGTCGCGCCGAACCTGTCGGCGCTCGCCGACCCCGTCCTCGCGGCCCGGCTGATGTCGCTGGCCGGTGGCCTCGAGGAACTCGCGAAGAAACCCAGCGGCACGGTGCAGGTGCTGGGCGCGGAGGACGCGCTGTTCGCCCACCTGCGGGGGCACGCGCCGTCGCCCAAACACGGGATCATCTACACGCACGACGCGGTCCGCGGAACGCATCCCGAAAACAGGGGCTCAGCGGCGCGCGCGGTCGCCGGGAAGCTCGCCATCGCCGCCCGGGTCGACCACTACTCGGGCGAGTTGACGCCCGAACTCGAGGCGGAACTGGCCGAGCGGATCGAGACGATTCAGGCGCGGACGGCCGACGAGGAGGCTGCGACCGACGGAGGTGCCGACGATGAGTGA